One Vibrio neonatus genomic window carries:
- a CDS encoding YejL family protein, translating into MPITSKYSDEKVETMLAEIATVLERHESTPELSLMLVGNIATNVLNQNVAKGQRKVIAKTFADALIASVDD; encoded by the coding sequence ATGCCTATTACATCAAAATACAGTGACGAAAAAGTTGAAACCATGTTAGCTGAAATTGCTACCGTTTTAGAGAGACACGAGTCTACTCCAGAACTCAGCTTGATGTTGGTTGGCAATATCGCCACAAACGTTCTAAATCAGAATGTGGCGAAGGGACAACGTAAAGTCATTGCTAAAACTTTTGCAGATGCACTGATTGCATCAGTTGATGACTAA
- the yejK gene encoding nucleoid-associated protein YejK produces MSLQLSNVILHQLVKDSEQQLAVNYRESALSNDASTESLVAELHRVFNAKAGKGFGTFAEESEFKVWLDESLAEQQDFYTFSQNSAKRLISEISKYSFAEEGFLVLARYQSLATDYLFIALVPSNESLKVTEGLEISATDYLDISKMDIAARIDLSTYQTDSDSNRYLTFIKGRVGRKVADFFLDFLQAETGLDTKQQNLVLMQAVDDFVADAKLEKEEANSYRKQVADYCNDQIKSGDDVEVKELSQELPKSDDGTSFVEFTQEQGYELEESFPGDRTAVRKLTKFVGAGGGLNISFDAMLLEERVFYDAETDTLTIKGTPPNLRDQLVRKG; encoded by the coding sequence ATGAGTTTACAATTATCCAATGTCATTTTGCATCAATTAGTTAAAGATTCTGAGCAACAGCTTGCGGTTAACTACCGAGAATCGGCTTTATCGAACGATGCTTCTACTGAAAGTTTAGTCGCAGAACTGCACCGAGTGTTCAATGCCAAGGCAGGAAAGGGCTTCGGCACCTTTGCTGAAGAGAGCGAATTTAAGGTCTGGTTGGATGAGTCACTTGCTGAGCAGCAGGACTTTTACACTTTCTCACAAAATAGCGCCAAGCGTTTAATCTCTGAAATCAGTAAATACTCATTTGCTGAAGAAGGTTTTTTAGTGTTGGCTCGTTATCAGTCGTTAGCGACTGATTATTTGTTCATTGCGTTAGTACCATCGAATGAAAGCCTAAAAGTAACCGAAGGGCTTGAAATCAGTGCTACGGATTACCTTGATATCTCGAAAATGGATATTGCGGCACGCATTGATTTATCGACCTATCAAACAGACAGCGACTCAAATCGTTACTTAACCTTTATCAAAGGGCGAGTAGGGCGCAAAGTGGCGGATTTCTTCCTTGATTTCTTGCAAGCTGAAACAGGCTTAGACACCAAACAACAAAACCTAGTGCTGATGCAAGCGGTGGATGATTTTGTCGCCGATGCCAAGCTGGAAAAAGAAGAAGCTAATTCTTATCGCAAGCAAGTGGCCGATTACTGCAACGATCAAATCAAAAGCGGTGATGACGTTGAAGTAAAAGAACTCTCTCAAGAGCTACCAAAAAGTGATGATGGCACTAGCTTTGTGGAGTTTACACAAGAGCAAGGCTACGAGCTTGAAGAGAGCTTCCCGGGCGACAGAACTGCCGTGCGCAAATTGACTAAATTTGTGGGTGCTGGTGGCGGCTTAAATATTAGCTTTGATGCCATGTTGCTCGAAGAGCGCGTATTTTATGATGCAGAGACAGATACACTGACTATCAAAGGCACACCGCCTAATTTACGCGATCAATTGGTGCGAAAAGGCTAG
- the asd gene encoding aspartate-semialdehyde dehydrogenase, with product MRVGLVGWRGMVGSVLMQRMVEERDFDLIEPVFYSTSQVGIPAPVYMGKDAGMLQDAFDIESLKQLDAIVTCQGGSYTEKVYPALKQAGWKGYWIDAASTLRMANDSIITLDPVNLAQIQQGIHSGTSTFVGGNCTVSLMLMALGGLYEKGMVEWMSAMTYQAASGAGAKNMRELIAQMGTVQQSVAAELADPASSILDIDRKVAETIRSDAFPTDQFGAPLAGSLIPWIDVKRENGQSKEEWKAGVEANKILGLDGNPIAIDGTCVRIGAMRCHAQALTIKLKQNVPMDEIEEIIGTHNDWVKVVPNERDITAQELTPAKVTGTMSVPVGRLRKMAMGDDFLNAFTVGDQLLWGAAEPLRRTLRIILEAKS from the coding sequence ATGCGAGTAGGTTTAGTCGGCTGGCGCGGTATGGTTGGTTCGGTTTTAATGCAGCGAATGGTAGAAGAGCGTGATTTTGATCTGATAGAGCCTGTATTTTACAGCACCTCTCAGGTTGGTATTCCGGCTCCTGTCTACATGGGTAAAGATGCGGGCATGCTACAAGATGCTTTTGACATTGAAAGTCTCAAGCAGCTTGATGCGATTGTTACCTGTCAAGGCGGTAGCTACACAGAGAAAGTGTACCCTGCACTAAAACAAGCTGGCTGGAAAGGCTACTGGATTGATGCAGCCTCTACGCTGCGTATGGCTAACGACTCCATTATTACTTTAGACCCTGTTAACTTAGCTCAAATCCAACAAGGCATTCATTCTGGCACTTCTACCTTTGTTGGTGGTAACTGTACTGTAAGTTTAATGCTGATGGCACTTGGTGGCCTGTACGAGAAAGGCATGGTTGAGTGGATGAGCGCCATGACTTATCAAGCCGCTTCTGGCGCAGGTGCTAAGAATATGCGTGAGCTTATCGCGCAAATGGGCACAGTGCAGCAGTCAGTGGCTGCTGAGCTTGCCGATCCTGCTTCTTCTATCTTAGATATTGATCGTAAAGTGGCTGAGACGATTCGTTCAGACGCATTCCCAACTGATCAGTTTGGCGCGCCTCTGGCGGGTTCTTTGATCCCTTGGATTGATGTGAAACGCGAAAACGGCCAAAGCAAAGAAGAGTGGAAAGCGGGCGTTGAAGCGAACAAGATTCTTGGCTTAGACGGCAACCCAATTGCGATTGATGGTACTTGTGTACGTATCGGCGCAATGCGCTGTCACGCACAAGCGCTTACCATCAAGCTAAAACAAAATGTGCCTATGGATGAAATCGAAGAGATCATCGGTACGCATAATGACTGGGTTAAAGTGGTGCCAAACGAGCGCGATATTACCGCTCAAGAGCTAACGCCAGCCAAAGTAACCGGTACTATGTCTGTGCCTGTTGGTCGCTTGCGTAAAATGGCGATGGGCGATGACTTCCTAAATGCTTTCACTGTCGGTGATCAGCTTCTATGGGGCGCAGCAGAGCCACTACGTCGTACTCTACGCATCATCTTAGAAGCGAAGTCGTAA
- a CDS encoding ion transporter — MPQDEYSLKHKLYVIIFRTDTPFGRWFDIGLILSILGSLLVLIMGSMESINEKYASSLQVLEILFTVLFTIEYLLRLYCSPKPWAYAKSFYGFVDLIAILPFYLALLIPNAHFLGVVRLLRIMRIFRILKLVQYIQDSNIIMRSLWNSRRKIFVFFSMVAILVTIFGALLYVIEGPDNGFTSIPTSIYWAIVTITTVGYGDISPVTTLGRAIASLTMLLGYSILAVPTGIITAEMSQEVKQQKKTYQNHRLLVMCPNCMKNDHEPDAFHCKHCGSELPSHEERVVKVNDTPSDYD; from the coding sequence ATGCCCCAAGATGAATACAGTCTCAAGCACAAACTTTATGTGATTATTTTCCGTACAGACACGCCATTTGGGCGCTGGTTTGATATCGGATTAATTCTCTCTATTTTAGGCTCTTTGCTCGTTTTGATTATGGGCTCAATGGAGTCAATAAACGAAAAATACGCCAGTTCGTTACAGGTTCTGGAAATTTTGTTTACCGTTTTATTTACTATTGAGTACCTACTTCGCCTGTATTGCTCACCCAAACCGTGGGCATACGCCAAAAGCTTTTATGGTTTTGTCGATTTAATCGCCATCTTGCCTTTCTACTTGGCATTACTGATCCCAAATGCGCACTTCCTTGGGGTGGTGCGCCTACTGAGAATTATGCGCATCTTTAGGATTTTGAAACTGGTGCAATACATTCAAGATTCCAACATCATCATGCGCTCCCTATGGAACTCTCGACGTAAGATCTTTGTCTTCTTTAGTATGGTCGCCATATTGGTCACCATATTTGGCGCTCTTTTGTATGTGATTGAAGGGCCTGACAATGGCTTTACGAGCATCCCCACCAGCATTTATTGGGCTATTGTGACTATTACTACCGTCGGCTATGGCGATATTTCCCCCGTGACCACATTAGGCAGAGCTATCGCTTCTCTGACGATGCTGTTGGGTTATTCCATCTTAGCGGTGCCTACTGGCATTATTACCGCGGAGATGAGCCAAGAAGTAAAACAGCAAAAGAAAACCTATCAGAATCATCGTCTGTTAGTGATGTGTCCTAACTGCATGAAAAATGATCATGAACCGGATGCCTTTCATTGCAAGCATTGCGGCAGTGAGTTGCCCTCGCATGAAGAGAGAGTGGTCAAGGTAAATGACACGCCTAGTGATTATGACTAA
- a CDS encoding YchE family NAAT transporter, giving the protein MQGIDIAVYLQFFVGLFAIVNPVGIMPIFVTLTNHLSPEERIKTASTANIAVAVILIVSLFAGQFLLDVFSISLDSFRIAGGLLLVSIAFSMMNGQLGEQKQNKQEKAESISKEQVGVVPLAMPLMAGPGAISSTIVFGSNHSGPIDYIAVTLTVLVFAFCCWVLFRSAPFIVRFLGQTGINVITRIMGLILGALGIEFIAGGIGALFPGLML; this is encoded by the coding sequence ATGCAAGGTATCGATATCGCTGTTTATTTACAGTTTTTTGTTGGCTTATTCGCCATTGTAAATCCGGTTGGGATCATGCCGATATTTGTGACGTTAACGAATCATCTATCGCCTGAAGAACGCATAAAAACCGCTTCAACCGCTAACATTGCCGTTGCCGTGATCTTGATTGTGTCTTTGTTTGCAGGTCAGTTCCTACTTGACGTGTTCAGTATCTCTTTAGATTCATTTCGTATTGCCGGTGGTCTTTTGTTAGTGAGCATTGCCTTTTCCATGATGAATGGGCAACTCGGTGAACAAAAACAGAACAAGCAAGAAAAAGCGGAGAGTATTAGTAAGGAACAAGTGGGCGTTGTGCCACTTGCTATGCCACTAATGGCAGGACCGGGTGCCATCAGTTCAACGATTGTATTTGGCTCTAACCATTCTGGTCCTATCGATTATATTGCTGTCACGCTGACGGTTTTAGTGTTCGCATTTTGCTGTTGGGTGCTATTTCGCTCTGCTCCTTTCATCGTACGTTTTCTAGGGCAAACGGGTATCAACGTAATCACTCGTATTATGGGTTTGATACTTGGCGCACTGGGTATTGAATTTATTGCAGGTGGAATTGGCGCATTATTCCCAGGTTTGATGCTATAA
- the adhE gene encoding bifunctional acetaldehyde-CoA/alcohol dehydrogenase, which yields MPVTNMAELDALVARVKAAQEEFSTFSQEKVDAIFRAASLAANQARIPLAQQAVAESGMGIVEDKVIKNHFASEFIYNKYKDEKTCGILEEDDNLGTMTIAEPVGIICGIVPTTNPTSTAIFKSLISLKTRNGIIFSPHPRAKNSTNDAAKLVLEAAVAAGAPKDIIGWIDQPSVELSNGLMKHDGIALILATGGPGMVKAAYSSGKPAIGVGAGNVPVVIDETADIKRAVASILMSKTFDNGVVCASEQAAIVVSEVYDEVKERFASHKAHVLSKADANKVRKVLLIDGNLNAKIVGQPAPAIAEMAGVKVPADTKVLVGEGLGKVSYDDEFAHEKLSPTLGLFRADNFEDAVAQAETMVEIGGIGHTSGLYTDQDTNADRICYFGDKLKTARILVNIPSTHGGIGDLYNFNVAPSLTLGCGSWGGNSISENVGPKHLINKKTVAKRAENMLWHKLPKSIYFRRGSLPIALGDLEGKKRAFLVTDRFLFNNGYADSVVSLLKAQGIEVQTFFDVEADPTLSVVEKGAAAMQSFQPDVILALGGGSPMDAAKIMWVMYEHPETHFEELAMRFMDIRKRIYKFPKMGEKAELVCITTTSGTGSEVTPFAVVTDDETGAKYPLADYELTPNMAIVDANLVMNMPKSLTAFGGYDAVTHALEAYVSVLANEYSDGQALQALKMLKEYLPSSYKNGAADPIAREKVHNAATIAGIAFAQSFLGVCHSIAHKIGAEFHLPHGLANALMISNVVRYNANDNPTKQTAFSQYDRPQARRRYAEVADHLDLSQPGDRTAQKIERLLTWLEELKKELDIPLSIQEAGVNEADFIEKLEELSVEAFDDQCTGANPRYPLISELKEVLTTSYYGKPYVEGETFEGTTVIKKKADQKPAKAK from the coding sequence ATGCCTGTAACTAATATGGCTGAGCTAGACGCTCTGGTAGCACGTGTTAAAGCAGCTCAAGAAGAGTTCTCAACTTTTTCTCAAGAGAAAGTGGATGCAATCTTCCGCGCAGCTTCTTTAGCAGCAAACCAAGCACGTATTCCTCTAGCACAGCAAGCTGTTGCTGAATCTGGCATGGGTATTGTGGAAGATAAGGTTATCAAAAACCACTTTGCTTCAGAGTTCATCTACAACAAGTACAAGGACGAGAAAACTTGTGGCATCTTAGAAGAAGATGACAACCTAGGCACAATGACTATCGCAGAACCTGTAGGTATCATCTGTGGTATCGTTCCAACTACAAACCCAACTTCAACTGCAATCTTCAAATCACTGATTTCTCTTAAAACTCGTAACGGCATCATTTTCTCGCCACACCCACGCGCTAAAAACTCAACTAACGACGCAGCTAAGCTTGTTCTTGAAGCAGCAGTAGCAGCAGGCGCACCAAAAGACATCATTGGTTGGATTGACCAACCTTCAGTAGAATTGTCTAACGGCCTAATGAAGCACGACGGTATTGCTCTTATCCTTGCAACTGGTGGTCCAGGCATGGTTAAAGCGGCTTACTCTTCAGGTAAACCAGCAATCGGTGTTGGCGCGGGTAACGTTCCAGTAGTTATCGATGAAACTGCAGACATCAAACGTGCAGTAGCTTCTATCCTTATGTCTAAAACGTTCGATAACGGCGTAGTTTGTGCTTCTGAGCAAGCGGCTATCGTAGTAAGCGAAGTGTATGACGAAGTTAAAGAACGTTTTGCTTCTCACAAAGCACACGTACTAAGCAAAGCTGACGCAAACAAAGTACGTAAAGTACTGCTTATCGACGGTAACCTAAACGCTAAAATCGTAGGTCAACCTGCTCCAGCAATCGCTGAAATGGCGGGTGTTAAAGTTCCTGCGGATACTAAAGTGCTAGTCGGTGAAGGTCTAGGTAAAGTGTCTTACGATGATGAGTTCGCTCATGAGAAACTATCTCCAACTCTAGGTCTATTCCGCGCTGATAACTTTGAAGATGCGGTTGCTCAAGCTGAAACTATGGTTGAGATCGGCGGTATCGGTCACACATCTGGTCTATACACTGACCAAGACACTAACGCTGACCGTATTTGTTACTTCGGTGACAAACTAAAAACAGCTCGTATTCTAGTCAACATCCCATCAACTCACGGTGGTATCGGTGACTTGTACAACTTTAACGTTGCACCTTCTCTAACTCTAGGTTGTGGTTCTTGGGGTGGTAACTCTATCTCTGAGAACGTGGGTCCTAAGCACCTTATCAACAAGAAAACTGTAGCGAAGCGAGCTGAAAATATGTTGTGGCACAAACTACCTAAGTCTATTTACTTCCGTCGTGGCAGCCTTCCAATCGCACTTGGCGATCTAGAAGGTAAAAAACGTGCGTTCCTTGTAACTGACCGTTTCCTATTTAACAACGGTTATGCAGATAGCGTAGTAAGCCTACTTAAAGCTCAGGGCATCGAAGTGCAAACATTCTTTGATGTAGAAGCTGATCCAACATTGTCTGTTGTTGAAAAAGGCGCTGCAGCAATGCAAAGCTTCCAACCAGACGTAATCCTAGCGCTTGGTGGCGGTTCACCAATGGATGCGGCTAAGATCATGTGGGTTATGTACGAGCACCCAGAAACTCACTTTGAAGAACTGGCAATGCGCTTTATGGATATCCGTAAACGTATTTACAAGTTCCCTAAAATGGGCGAAAAAGCTGAGCTAGTATGTATCACTACTACTTCAGGTACTGGTTCTGAAGTAACACCATTTGCGGTTGTTACTGACGATGAAACGGGTGCTAAGTACCCTCTAGCGGATTACGAACTAACGCCAAACATGGCAATCGTTGATGCTAACTTAGTTATGAACATGCCTAAGTCTCTAACAGCATTTGGTGGCTACGATGCAGTAACTCACGCACTTGAAGCATACGTTTCAGTTCTAGCGAACGAGTACTCAGATGGTCAAGCTCTACAAGCACTTAAGATGCTTAAAGAGTACCTACCATCAAGCTACAAAAATGGCGCAGCTGACCCAATCGCTCGTGAGAAAGTACACAATGCGGCAACGATTGCTGGTATCGCATTTGCACAGTCTTTCCTAGGTGTGTGTCACTCAATCGCTCACAAAATCGGTGCTGAGTTCCACTTGCCACACGGTCTTGCAAACGCATTGATGATCTCTAACGTTGTTCGTTACAACGCAAACGACAACCCAACTAAACAAACTGCATTCTCTCAATACGACCGTCCGCAAGCACGTCGTCGTTACGCTGAAGTTGCTGACCACCTAGACCTAAGTCAACCAGGTGACCGCACTGCACAGAAAATTGAGCGTCTACTGACTTGGTTGGAAGAGCTTAAGAAAGAACTGGATATCCCACTGTCTATTCAAGAAGCGGGTGTTAACGAAGCAGACTTCATCGAAAAACTTGAAGAGCTATCTGTTGAAGCGTTCGATGACCAATGTACTGGCGCGAACCCACGTTACCCTCTAATCTCTGAGCTAAAAGAAGTTCTAACAACCTCTTACTACGGTAAGCCTTACGTTGAAGGTGAAACTTTTGAAGGCACTACAGTAATCAAGAAAAAAGCAGACCAAAAGCCTGCTAAAGCGAAGTAA
- a CDS encoding SDR family oxidoreductase codes for MVIHNSVVLITSAGTILGKTLAIHFASLGARVVITDKSTAQLKETYRDCLAAGYNVCTYTLADDSQEHVNNMFYYIEKFYNQGVDVLINHWENRPLPTLVSTSPVEEFSARFSNIVQPLFSCGHACAEQMRKNDNHGVIINILTNENAHMILGTESICSMVNGLTKSWAKELNPFAIRVGGILPSVHHSAADDHQHSFANIRQDLIRNTEYIVSNDSFNGRVMSW; via the coding sequence ATGGTTATACATAACTCAGTCGTGCTGATCACTTCAGCAGGAACCATATTGGGCAAAACACTTGCCATACACTTTGCCTCACTTGGCGCGAGAGTTGTCATTACTGACAAAAGCACCGCGCAGTTAAAAGAAACCTATCGAGATTGCCTAGCCGCAGGCTATAACGTGTGTACCTACACGCTTGCCGATGACAGCCAAGAGCATGTCAATAACATGTTTTACTACATAGAGAAGTTCTATAACCAAGGGGTTGATGTGTTAATCAATCACTGGGAAAACCGCCCACTGCCCACCTTAGTCAGTACTTCCCCTGTAGAAGAATTCAGTGCTAGGTTCTCTAATATTGTTCAGCCACTATTTAGTTGCGGTCATGCTTGCGCTGAACAAATGCGTAAAAATGACAATCATGGCGTCATCATCAACATTCTCACCAATGAAAATGCGCACATGATACTCGGGACAGAAAGTATCTGCTCTATGGTCAATGGCTTAACCAAAAGTTGGGCTAAAGAGCTCAATCCTTTTGCTATTCGTGTGGGCGGTATTTTGCCTAGCGTACACCACTCAGCGGCAGATGATCACCAACATAGCTTTGCCAATATCAGACAAGATTTAATTAGAAATACCGAATACATCGTCTCTAATGATTCGTTTAACGGACGGGTGATGTCTTGGTAA
- the sodB gene encoding superoxide dismutase [Fe], translating into MAFELPALPYAKDALEPHISAETLDFHHGKHHNTYVVKLNGLIPGTEFEGKTLEEIVKTSTGGVFNNAAQIWNHTFYWHCLAPKAGGEPTGAVADAINAAFGSFEEFKAKFTDSAINNFGSSWTWLVKNADGSLAIVNTSNAATPLTEAGVTPLLTVDLWEHAYYIDYRNVRPEYMNGFWALVNWDFVAQNLAK; encoded by the coding sequence ATGGCATTTGAATTACCAGCTCTTCCTTATGCAAAAGATGCACTAGAACCACATATCTCAGCTGAAACTCTAGATTTTCACCACGGCAAGCACCACAACACTTACGTTGTAAAGCTAAACGGCCTAATTCCTGGCACTGAGTTTGAAGGTAAAACACTAGAAGAGATCGTTAAAACTTCTACTGGTGGCGTATTCAACAACGCAGCTCAAATTTGGAACCACACTTTCTACTGGCATTGTCTAGCACCTAAAGCAGGTGGCGAACCAACAGGTGCTGTAGCGGACGCTATCAACGCAGCATTTGGTTCTTTTGAAGAGTTCAAAGCTAAATTCACTGATTCTGCAATCAACAACTTCGGTTCTTCTTGGACTTGGCTTGTTAAAAACGCAGACGGTTCACTAGCAATCGTAAACACTTCAAACGCAGCGACTCCTCTAACAGAAGCAGGCGTAACTCCGCTTCTTACTGTTGATCTGTGGGAACACGCTTACTACATCGATTACCGTAACGTTCGTCCAGAATACATGAATGGCTTCTGGGCTCTAGTTAACTGGGACTTCGTTGCACAAAACCTAGCTAAATAA
- the grxD gene encoding Grx4 family monothiol glutaredoxin, whose translation METLDKIKQQIEQNTILLYMKGSPKLPSCGFSSQASQALMACGEKFAYVDILQNPDIRAELPAYAQWPTFPQLWIEGELIGGCDIIIEMFQKGELQPLVKEAAERAAGE comes from the coding sequence ATGGAAACCCTAGACAAAATTAAACAGCAAATCGAACAAAACACTATTCTTCTATACATGAAGGGTTCACCTAAGCTTCCAAGCTGTGGGTTTTCTTCACAAGCTTCTCAAGCTTTGATGGCGTGTGGCGAGAAGTTTGCTTACGTTGATATTCTGCAAAACCCAGATATCCGTGCCGAGCTTCCAGCTTACGCACAATGGCCTACATTCCCTCAACTTTGGATTGAAGGCGAGCTTATTGGTGGTTGTGACATCATCATTGAGATGTTCCAAAAAGGCGAACTACAACCGCTAGTTAAAGAAGCGGCTGAACGCGCTGCTGGCGAATAA
- a CDS encoding Na+/H+ antiporter family protein: MNPIIISVCIMLLLALMRVNVVVALTFSAIVGGLTAGMSITDTISAFEGGLGGGATIALSYAMLGTFAVAISKSGITDLLAQSAIKRINGQKNDSASTALKYGVLAILVLITMSSQNVIPVHIAFIPILIPPLLAVFAKLKLDRRMIACVLTFGLVTPYMVLPVGFGGIFLNNILLKNLRDNGLTNISASDVPMAMLFPALGMVSGLLIAIFISYRKPRTYQETEITHVDTEPSHINKKHIIVAVLGIVAALSVQLYTGSMIIGALAGFMVFTFGGVIAWKETHDVFTRGVHMMAMIGFIMIAAAGFAAVMKATGGVETLVQALSTSIGDNKPLAALLMLVVGLLVTMGIGSSFSTIPIIATIYVPLALAFGFSPMAVVALVGTAAALGDAGSPASDSTLGPTSGLNADGQHEHIWQTVVPTFIHYNIPLIIFGWIAAMVL, from the coding sequence ATGAATCCCATAATTATATCCGTTTGCATCATGCTATTGCTGGCATTGATGCGCGTTAACGTTGTCGTTGCGTTAACATTTAGTGCCATAGTCGGTGGACTTACCGCAGGCATGAGTATCACTGATACTATTTCTGCTTTTGAAGGTGGATTGGGTGGCGGTGCGACCATCGCATTAAGTTACGCCATGTTAGGTACCTTTGCTGTCGCCATCTCTAAATCAGGTATTACTGATTTATTGGCTCAAAGTGCGATAAAACGCATCAATGGTCAAAAAAATGACTCTGCGTCTACCGCTCTAAAATATGGCGTATTGGCAATTTTGGTACTCATTACCATGTCATCGCAAAACGTTATTCCTGTACACATAGCATTTATCCCCATTCTGATCCCACCTTTGCTCGCTGTGTTTGCCAAACTAAAACTAGACCGCCGTATGATTGCTTGTGTGCTGACCTTTGGTCTTGTCACTCCATACATGGTGCTGCCAGTTGGTTTTGGCGGAATATTCCTGAATAACATCTTGCTCAAGAACCTAAGAGATAACGGACTAACCAACATCAGTGCTTCTGATGTCCCTATGGCGATGCTATTCCCAGCGCTAGGCATGGTCAGCGGTCTGTTAATTGCGATTTTTATCAGCTATCGCAAACCAAGAACCTACCAAGAAACAGAAATCACTCATGTTGACACTGAGCCAAGCCACATCAATAAAAAACACATTATTGTTGCTGTGTTGGGTATTGTAGCGGCGCTTTCGGTACAGCTTTATACAGGCTCTATGATTATCGGGGCGCTAGCAGGCTTTATGGTATTCACCTTTGGTGGCGTTATTGCATGGAAAGAAACGCACGACGTATTTACCCGTGGCGTACACATGATGGCAATGATTGGCTTTATCATGATTGCTGCAGCCGGTTTTGCCGCAGTTATGAAAGCGACAGGTGGCGTGGAAACACTGGTGCAAGCACTGTCGACCTCTATTGGTGACAACAAACCACTGGCGGCGTTATTGATGTTGGTAGTTGGTCTACTTGTTACTATGGGTATTGGTTCTTCGTTCTCGACTATTCCAATTATTGCCACTATCTACGTTCCGCTGGCGCTGGCTTTTGGTTTCTCACCAATGGCTGTGGTTGCGCTCGTCGGTACGGCAGCAGCGTTAGGTGATGCGGGTTCTCCGGCTTCTGACTCAACTTTAGGCCCTACATCAGGTCTGAACGCTGATGGTCAGCACGAGCATATTTGGCAAACCGTTGTGCCTACCTTTATCCACTACAACATTCCTTTGATCATCTTCGGCTGGATTGCCGCTATGGTTCTTTAG
- the rnt gene encoding ribonuclease T, whose protein sequence is MTVENEALTLKKRFRGYFPVVIDVETAGFNSKTDALLEICAVTLAMDENGDLHPASTIHFQVEPFEGANLEKEALDFIGMPDPFSPLRGAIPESEALREIYKLVRKEQKQAECSRAIIVAHNAAFDHGFVSEASERSKLKRVPFHPFATFDTATLSGLAFGQTVLAKACKAAQIEFDNKEAHSALYDTQKTAELFCKIVNKWKALGGWPLMDQD, encoded by the coding sequence ATGACTGTAGAAAATGAAGCTTTGACGCTAAAAAAACGATTCAGAGGGTATTTCCCTGTTGTTATTGATGTAGAAACAGCTGGGTTTAATTCCAAAACTGACGCACTGCTGGAAATTTGCGCAGTGACTCTGGCTATGGATGAAAATGGAGATCTGCATCCTGCAAGTACCATCCATTTTCAGGTTGAACCTTTTGAAGGCGCTAATTTAGAAAAAGAAGCTCTTGATTTTATCGGCATGCCTGACCCTTTTAGCCCATTACGTGGAGCTATTCCGGAGTCAGAAGCACTCAGAGAAATTTATAAGTTAGTTCGTAAAGAACAAAAACAAGCAGAATGCAGCCGCGCCATTATTGTTGCCCACAACGCCGCCTTTGATCATGGCTTTGTCTCTGAAGCGAGTGAACGCTCTAAGCTAAAACGCGTACCTTTTCACCCGTTTGCGACATTTGATACCGCCACCTTAAGTGGTCTTGCTTTTGGGCAAACGGTATTGGCAAAAGCGTGCAAAGCTGCCCAAATAGAGTTCGATAATAAAGAAGCTCATTCAGCACTTTACGATACACAAAAAACCGCTGAACTGTTTTGTAAAATTGTTAATAAGTGGAAAGCCCTTGGGGGCTGGCCGTTGATGGACCAAGATTAA
- the gloA gene encoding lactoylglutathione lyase, producing the protein MSQGRVLHTMLRVGDLDKSIEFYTKVMGMELLRKNENKEYEYTLAFVGFGDESQGAVIELTYNWGTTQYDLGDAFGHVAIGYEDIYATCDAIKAAGGNVTREPGPVKGGSTHIAFVTDPDGYKIELIQRANASAGLNG; encoded by the coding sequence ATGTCTCAAGGTCGCGTATTACACACCATGCTTCGCGTGGGTGATTTAGACAAATCTATCGAATTCTATACCAAGGTTATGGGTATGGAATTACTGCGTAAAAACGAAAACAAAGAGTATGAATACACTCTTGCCTTTGTTGGCTTTGGTGACGAGTCTCAAGGCGCCGTCATTGAACTGACCTACAACTGGGGTACCACTCAATACGATCTAGGTGATGCCTTTGGTCACGTTGCTATCGGCTACGAAGATATCTACGCCACATGCGATGCAATTAAAGCCGCTGGTGGCAATGTCACCCGTGAACCCGGTCCAGTAAAAGGTGGCTCAACACATATCGCTTTTGTCACCGACCCAGACGGCTACAAAATTGAATTGATCCAACGCGCAAATGCATCTGCAGGTCTAAACGGATAA